In the Nothobranchius furzeri strain GRZ-AD chromosome 1, NfurGRZ-RIMD1, whole genome shotgun sequence genome, AGGACGTCTGTCTGGAGAAGCAGCTGGAGCGTTTTGAGTGGCAGCTGAAGATTTTGAAGGAAGTGTTGTCAGCCAATGGGTGGTCAGAGAGGGTGGAGCTCTTGAAACACCACGCTGATGAAGAGGTGCTCACCCTCGTCTTGAGCATCTTTGATGAGGTGAGAAGCTGAAGCAGGACATTTGTGTCTTTGTTCATCATGTCCAGGTTTGGCCTGACTTGTCATCTGTGGGTTAGTTTAACCCTAACTAGTGATGTGGTCCTTGTGTTTATCTGATCTATGTTGTGGTATTTCCCTCGTTGGTACAGTCTACATGAAACTCCAGCAGCTGGGATCATGTGATCGTGATGTGGTCATGTGACCTCCTGAGTTTATAGCCAGCAGTCTGCTCGTGAATTGTGGTATCAGCCTCATTTCATTGGCGGCTCGTGAGCTGGTTCACTGCTGCTTTATGTTGCCATGGACGGGACTGTGCCAAAGCTCCGATCCACTCTTAATTTTCATGTTTGACTTTGGGAGGAGTGGATGCTTTTATAATCTCATGATTTATGTTTTTAAATCTGCAAATCCTTCTAAACACATTTAGTGACTCAGCATCAAAGTATGAGGTTTAACAAAAGGCTCTGTGAAAAAACAGCTCCAGGCATAAGGAAAGACTCGTTCAGATCTTCTGAGAGTCTGAAGATCGTTGATCCAGAACCACTGTATAAGGAAACTATAAAGACCAGGACCGGATCAGGAGTTACTAACTACTGCTTTTTCCTTCTCAATCATCAAACTGACCCCCGTCCGTCATCATATAACCTGCAGGTGAAAACTGAGACAACGGCTGACCTGAACGCTCTGCACGAACACAAAAGTAGATCTGAAGCTGAAGAATACAGAAGGCAAGAAGAAGGtaactgctctctctctctctctctctctcgctcacacacacacacacacacacacacacacacacgcaatttCATTGCCATCTTGTTATCTCTGAGCACACTGGTGAATCTGTCTGACATATTTGTCTCACACTTTTTTTCTGTGTTGTGAAGTCTGAGTGTGCAGCGCGATGCTTGTCGTGATGTTGTTGGTAATAAACTATTTCCTTGTTTCCTGCAGAGCTGCAGAGGAGACACGAAGAGGAAAAATTTCACCTGACCGAAAAGTTTCAGGCATCTGAGAACATTTTGAAGGTAAATGTTTAAACCGAAGTTGAAAAGAAACGATAACTCGTCTTCTACCAGACAGACGATGAACTGTTGGAGTTTTTTTTTATGGAAAATGTGATCTCAGAGCAGAGTGGAGGAACTGACAGCAGAGCTGCAGGTCTACAACCAGCTGAAAAGACGAGTTGCTGAATCCAACTTTAAGAAGAATTTACAGAGAAACATTCAGGTAGGGTTTGAAAAGTGTGCAGTTTCTAATGTTAGTCACGTTCATTTAAAACCTGTTTACATCATCAGCACCTGTCAAACCAACACACACCTGGTCTGATGATCAAGAGTCTTTAACACTGAATCATAAATGAGTCAAATATTCTGTTTTTGTCTGAGGCTAAAAAATAAAGACAAGTGTTATCTTCAGGAACACGGCAGCCCAGGGGAATTTTGGGAGTCGGAGCAGGAGTCCCTGCTGTTCGTCATTGAAATGAAGACTGAGCGTGTGCAGGATCAAAGCAGGAAGCTGCAGCAGATGGATGAACTGGTATGTTCTCACAAACCCATGTGGTTCTGGAGTGTACTGGTACTTGTACTGGTTTATATGTTAGTACTTATACTATTACCTGGCAGCTTTTTTATTTTACAACATTTGAATAAACAAGAGGCTAAAGATCTAGGTCTGTGATGTTCGGCCTCACTCTGAATCAATTCTGGAGTTACGTTGTCCTCAGATGCATTTTGTTTTGACTCACGTGTTCTGATGTTCAGGTGGAGAAGAACCTGTCTCTGGAGGACCAGGTCGTCCACGTCCTGCAGCAGAACGAGGACCTGAAAGTTCGGATTGACAACTGCCAGACACTAATTCAGTAAGCACTTCAGATATTCACCAAACACTAGAAAACACGTGGAAGTGGCACCATCTGCTGTCCAGCAGCCTTCTTGGCTTTCACGTTGAAGAGTTCCTGTGTTAAATACCAAAGGAACACCAGAATGATTAAGAAGGTGTGTGAACCTTAGCTCCTGTTGCATAATTAGAGTCCAGCTTTCAGCTCAGATTTTAATAATTTTTCCCACAAGCCCACCAGAGACAAAATTAAATCAGACACAAACTGATTTTATGTCCTTCTGGCTAGTGAGCTGAAGTCTATTAAGAGTTTTAAACATTAACAGTTTAAaagcacactttgcactttttatcatatttttaaatcattttcttgagccagtatgtggcaAAATTactttttacagggttaatgaaatgtccctCAGACCCCCGCTGCTCCCTGTGGCCAAAATATAACACTTGCATCTTCTGAGTGGCGGGCTGCCTCTTGTTCGTAAAAATGCCTGCCGCGGGAGTCtgtttccagcacgtttcctgcatgttttaggtcacgaacacagctgatttgttttatttattgataAACTGTtcttgtagaaactaatgaaggttgACGAGACATTTCAGCGGTTAGATCACGGTGTTAAAGCGTGGAGCTGTTCTACTTTTGCTTTCACtaactggacactagggggtgctaagcaCAATCCAAAACTGCAAAGTCTCCCTTTAAGTTTGATGAAGTTTTCACTGACATTTGACGATGCCACACTAACATTTTTTATGCAAATGTCttgcaaacaaacaacaacaaaaaaaaaaaacaagcttatGTTGGGTTTTCAGACAGAAGGTGCATCTGAGTCCTTCAGGATTTCATAACTACTTGTTGGTGATGAGGATTTTCCAGGTTTTTCCAGGATTTCGGACACAAGGAAGTGAGTTTCCTCCGGAGGGTGGTCGGGCTCAGCCgtagagataggatgaggagctcggacattcaggagggattctgagtagagccgctgcttctTTGCATTGAGAGGAGCCAACTGACTGGGTTCAGGCGTCTTGTCAGGATGCCGCCTAGATGCCTTCATGGggtggtgttttgggcatgtcctaccggcaggactccgggtcaacccaggacatatTGGAGCAAGTAAATCTCCAATCTGGCCCGGGAactccttggggtcctgccggaggtagCCGAGGAGAAGGCTGTTTGGGATGCTGCAACCCGGACCCAGACTAGTGGAGGAAAACAAACGATTAACACTCCTTTATTTGTTTCTCCAGGCAGTTTTCAAAGGAGCAGCAGGACCTAAAGGCAGCGCTGGAGAAGCAGGTAGCGGTTAACCAGAAGCTTTCTCAGGAGAAAGAGCAACTGATGTTCAAACTGAGACACAGAGACTCGTGTCCGACCATCCACCTGTCCACCATGATGCAGGAGATCACACCCAGCTGACCCTGATGACCCTGACTGCCTGCTTACCGTTGAGACTCAACCATCTGGGCCCCACTAAAAAGGCTCTGAATCTGCATCAGAACTGGACCCGAGTTTAACCACTCCAACCAGACTTTAAATCTGGATCAACAGCTGGACTCAAACTCACCTGTCCTATTTTCACTGTTGACCTCTCTCAGATCCAGTCAGCACATGAGATCATCCCTAAATATTCCTGGACTGCAGAATCCTCGGTTGGCCTTGGAGCAGGACGCTGCAACTTTCAGAAGCTCAAAAACGCAAACTCTGATTTATTATCTTTCTCTCAGGGATGTCAGATTGTTGCTAATGATAATGTTTTTCAGATGTTTGGATCTGATGAAAGTCTTTGAGATCCTCATTTAAGGTTCTGGAAGAACGGTGTTGCTGGCTCTTCCTCCTCCCATCTGTGTGTTCTGCTGGAAATTTTTTTTGGTTGTTCAGCAGAGTGAATGAAACTGCATCCTATTCTCTGAGCTCATCCTCATTCCCAGAAACCAACCTTAATGCAGGTTtatattctttttctttttgtttctaaAACCTGCTGACTCACTGACATGTTTTTGGAAATGAACATCTTTCTGGGTTGTTTCTTTAAGATTGAACAGGTTAAATTGAACCACTTCCTGTTGTTTAGAAAACTCAGGTGATCCACTGAAACTTCAACAGTTTCAGCGATTTATATGAAAACTTTTCTGACTGAACACCAGACCCAGCTGGACTGATTTAGGGTTTTCTGAACATTTTGTGTTTGGCCCATTACaagttttttatatatatatatatatataaaaatcatTGCTCATTGTTactttttagtgttttatttttatttttttgttgccaCATTTCAAGTACTTTCGAAACAAAATGCCTTCATCAGTATTGGTTTTACCTTTTTTAGCTGACAAATTTTGGCTAACACTGTATCCATTCTCAAAACCCCTTTTAGTGCTCTGAGGATAAAAAGGTTAAAGCAATTAAATACTCTGCTTAGAAATGAACCAAACGATGGAATTTGATGCCTTTATCAGTGTTTATCAGACCCATGATGTGTTAGCATGCTAACACTTTATTTAGCTAAGATTAGATGAATCACACTGCTCTGGTTTCTTTTGGATTAATCTGACAAACACAAAAGTGCTAACATGAAAATCTTTCTTGACCTTTCTGGTTAATGTTAACAATACAGCTTTAGCATGCTAACATGCATGTATGCTAGCAACATGTTGTTTAGAGATTCAAGTTCACTTATATCATGCTGAAACTTTACAGTTTTGGCAGGATAACCTGCACATTAAAGAGTTAGAAAGCTAAAACTATTATTTGTCATAATGTCAGCCAGCAGCATGCAGTGTCTAACGGTTATAGAGGAACAGGTCTGTGCGCTAACACAACCTGCTAGCTTCCTCTGTGTTAGCAGCACATTTTCATGAATCTTCATTTTTCCATAATATTTGTATTAATGTTTATAATAATATCTCAGTTTAAATTAAAGCAGGAGCTTCTATGTTAGTAACCAGTGTTTCTgcctttaaactgagatttctatTCTGTATTTTATGCATTATTGTGGATTTTTGTTGAGCCAAAGAAAAGCAGATTCAATGTTTTTGAGCTGTCGACACGCACCAGCACTTTCAACAGGATTTTACAGAAAGTCATTTCATACACTTGTATttgcttttttagttttttttttctcatttccttTTTTGTGTGTCACATACGATGTGTTTAGAAAGAGCAACAATTTGTATTCAGTTTCCTGTTGACTTACTGAGTTTTTTGAGCTATACAGAATTAAAACCTGTACATATGTTGTATTACTTATTTAAGCttatttttattgtgttggtCATTCATATGTAACCAGTttgttgtagtttttttttaaattttgacaTAATATTTATGTTTAAGGAACATTCAAAAGAATATTAGTAATTCAACCAGTAGATGGAAGCACAGAACCATTTGTTAGAACACTTATTAGCTCTTTGGGTTCGAACTGATCTTATTGTTCCTCAGATGACCTCCGGCTGCTGTTTTAGACCCAAACAGAAGTTAAAGGATTACTCATTTCCTAGTTAGTACTTGAGTTTTAAATTGTTTCTGTTGCCCACTAAACGTTAAAGGGCGCCTTTAGAAATCAGATGTGAATGCATTAGAGGTGTTTTTACCTCATGCTAAGACTGTAAAAGgtcaatgtgatttttttttgtctctcTTGAGTAAAAAGTTAGACCTTTTTCATTGAAAAAAATTCTGGCCTCTTGGAGGCGCTGTAGCCCAGCAGCAGGCAGAGTTTCACTGTGAGGAATTGTAAATCTGCTCCTCAGATTTCAGCTTATTTACATTGCGGTCCTGAAAGTCTATCTTCCTGTTGACACCTGACAGAGTGCGAGCAGCTTGAGCTCTGATTGGGCAGAATCTTACTGATAGTCCCTCACGGGGTCCGGACCCCTCAGGCTGAGTCCCTTCAAGTTCCCAACATCTGTGAACTGCATTGTATAAACAGGGATCAATGTATCAAGGAATGTTTGACGAGCAGCAATGCCTGAATTGGACACCTGTAGACTGAACCCTTTCCATTTTCtggctctgtgtgtgttggttttacTGATGCTGTGAGAACAGACTGACCTGGAATCTGTCCAAATTCAGAGACAAGTTCAAAAGTCTCTATTTTTCTTTCAAAGTTACTGAATTCCTTATTCAGGTATAAAAGTCTCCTAACTCAGGGGATGAGCCAGAGTCATGTTTATGCATAAACAGTTTTATGCTGGATGTTTAATTTGGCGATGCCAGCAGCCTGAGACAGAAACAATCTGATCCTGGTTCTGACTCCAGCAAGAAGAAAAATATAGCCATGAGACCTGGATCAGGAGTTCAGAAAATGTGGCTTAAGgtttatgataaatgataaataacccACACTACAGCGCCTGACTCCGAAgtgttttacactacagtgtatcattcatccattcacacacacagtcacacactgatggtgatgagatgtagccacagctgccctggggcacactgacagaggcgagatgtcAGCAGGAAcccaaatctgtgtgtgtgtgtgtctcgtcTGTGTGTGTTAGTTATGGGTCACAGCGTTCCCAGGACACTTCACAGCCACCTGGAAATCCCTGAAGAGGAGGTGCAACAAGAAAGGAAACCCAACAGGGGTGGGGGACGTGTCAGTGGGATCAATGGTAAAGTAATTCAaaatcaatctttatttgtagTTTAAATCAATCTGATCAGTATTCAGAGTCAGTAAAAATGTTCCTTAACACAAGCATGTAcgcacactcaacaaaaatataaacgcaacacctttgtttctgctccgatttttcatgagatggacttaaaaatctaaaattcattgcagatacacaatattaccatttctctcaaacattgttcacaaatcagtctaaatgtgtgatagtgagcacttctgctttgctgagataatccatcccacctcacacgtgtgccacatcaagatgctgatccgacatcatgagtggtgcacaggtgtacctaatACTGcctacaataaaaggccaccctggaatatgcagttttgtctcacagcaaaacgccacagatgccacaagaaaTGAGGGAGTGTGCAATAGTGGAAtgtgcatgctgacagcaggaatgtcaaccaggtctgttgcttgtgcattgaatgttcatttctccaccataagccgtctccaaaggcgtttcagagaatatggcagtgcaTCCAACCGGCCTCGCAACCGCAGACGGCGTGTAACCATacaagcccaggacctccacatcctgcaggttcacctccaagatcgtctgagaccagccactcagacagctgctgaaacaattggtttggataaccaaacaatttctgcacaaactgtcagaaaccgtctcagggaagctcaactgcatgctcgttaacctcattggggtcttgacctgactccagctcatcaccgtaacagacttgagtgggcaaatgctcacattcgatggcatctgacactttggagaggtgttctcttcatggatgaatctcggtttacattgttcagggcagatggcagacagcgtgtgtggcgtcgtgtgggtgagcgctttgctgatgtcaatgttgtggaacgagtggcccatggtggtggtggggttatggtatgggcaggcatctgttatggatgaagaacacaggtgcattttattgatggcattttgaatgcacagagatactgtgatgagatcctgaggcccattgttctgccgtacatgaacatcacctcatgtttcagcaagataatgcacagtCCCATGATGCAAGGATCttcacacaattcttggaagctgaaaatgtcccagttcttgcatggccagcatactcaccagacatgtcacccgttgagcatgtttgggatatgcttgaccggcgtatacgacagcgcgtaccagttcccactaatatccaacaacttctcacagccattgaagaggagtggaccaacattccacaggccacaactgacaatctgataaactctatgcgaagaagatgtgttgcactgcatgaggcaaatggtggtcacaccagatactgactggttctgagtccccagacccccaataaagcaaaaaaactgcacagtccagggtggccttttattgtgggcagtataaggtactgtGCACTAGTCATGATGTCAGataagcatcttgatgtggcacacctgtgagatgggatggattatctcagcaaagcacaggtgctcactatcacacatttagactgatttgtgaacaatgtttgagagaaatggtaatgttgtgtatctggaatgaattttagatctttaagtccatttcatgaaaaatcagagcagaaacaaaggtgttgcgtttatattttgttgagtgtatatttcTACAAAACCAGAAACAGACAAATGTGACTTTATGTTGCATTGATGCAACAACCATGATCTGTCTGCCCAGCCAGTGCTGATACAACAAACTGTTTTCAAAAAATACAAACTTTCAGTAACACGAACCTATTGTCTCTGTAAGTGGATACTCTCAGCCATCACGTTTTCTCCTTGAATCTTCTCATAAATGTGTCTGATTTCCATCAGCTCCTCCTAACATCATCCAGTTCAGCAAACCACAACCTGATACAGACGCActgatatacaggtgctggccagtaaattagaatatcatcaaaaggttgaaaatatttcagtaattccattcaaaacgtgaaacttgtacattatattcatgcaatgcacacagaccaatgtatttccaatgttcattacatttaaatttgatattcataagtgacaactaatgaaaactccaaatttggtatctcaaaaaattagaatattctgaaaaggctgaatatagaagacacctgctgccactctaatcagctgatttactcaaaacacctgcaaaggcctttaaaaggtccctcagtcttgttttgaaggcaccacaatcatggggaagacttctgacttaacagctgtccaaaagacaatcattgacaccttgcacaaggagggcaagacacaaaaggtgattgctaaagaagctggctgttcgcagagctctgtgtccaagcacattaacagacaggcgaagggacggaaaaaatgtggtagaaaaaagtgtacaagctctagggataaccgcaccctgcagagaattgtgacgacaaacccattcaaaaatgtgggggagatccacaaagagtggactgcagctggagtcagcgcttcaagaaccaccacgaggagactcatgaaagacatgggattcaggtgtcgcattgcgtgtgtcaagccactcttgaacatgaaacagcgcaagaagcgtctcgcctgggccaaggacaaaaaggactggactgatgctgagtggtccaaagttatgttttctgatgaaagcaagttctgcatttcctttggaaatcaaggacccagagtctggaggaagagcggagaagcacagaatccacgttgcatgaggtccagtgtaaagtttccaccgtcagtgatggtgtggggtgccatgtcatctgccggtgttggcccactctgtttcctgaggtccagggtcaatgcagccgtctaccaggaagttttagagcacttcatgcttcctgctgctgaccaactttatggggatgcagacttcacctttcaacaggacttggcacctgcacacagtgccaaaaccaccagcacctggttcaaggaccatggtatccctgtccttgattggccagcaaactcgcctgaccttaaccccatagaaaatctatggggtattgtgaagcggaggatgcaatacgctagacccaacaatgcagaggagctgaagacgactatcagagcaacctgggctctcataacacctgagcagtgccacagactgatcgagtccatgccacgccgcattactgcagttattgaggcaaaaggagccccgactaagtattgagtgctatacatgcaca is a window encoding:
- the ccdc69 gene encoding coiled-coil domain-containing protein 69, encoding MGCSHSKKKSKSKKGEKHHNGFRDEGGKCVPGEQDVCLEKQLERFEWQLKILKEVLSANGWSERVELLKHHADEEVLTLVLSIFDEVKTETTADLNALHEHKSRSEAEEYRRQEEELQRRHEEEKFHLTEKFQASENILKSRVEELTAELQVYNQLKRRVAESNFKKNLQRNIQEHGSPGEFWESEQESLLFVIEMKTERVQDQSRKLQQMDELVEKNLSLEDQVVHVLQQNEDLKVRIDNCQTLIQQFSKEQQDLKAALEKQVAVNQKLSQEKEQLMFKLRHRDSCPTIHLSTMMQEITPS